One Microcebus murinus isolate Inina chromosome 7, M.murinus_Inina_mat1.0, whole genome shotgun sequence genomic region harbors:
- the PARP10 gene encoding protein mono-ADP-ribosyltransferase PARP10 isoform X2, producing MPSPRVAMAEVEAGAAVEVCGLSPDVSDELLTLYFENRRRSGGGPVLSWRRFGSGGILTFREPADAERVLAQAEHELHGAQLSLRPAPPRAPARLLLQGLPPGTAPILLEQHVQALLCAAGLPVQPCCALASPRPDRALVQLSEPLSEAEVRILEEQAQNLGLEGATVSLAQVPQAQAVRVVGDAPAVDLLLLELYLENERRSGGGPLEGLRILPRHLGTVVSFQQWQVAERVLQRDHLLQGSELSLVPHYDILEPEELAEDTSGEDHLSKLGPGVTKHALLKAGGLMRALKGTETVTVGSRETPGQSEASPGTGPVGSLGQAGPVSSGTRESLEQEGPMSLGTVEYPEKTKLVSPGSMGSPALGEISLGELGQEGLVEIAMGSPGQEGLVSPVEITVGSPEKAGLVSPGHVGLLEQVEMVLSMEPGAMRFLQLYHEDLLAGLGDVALFPLEGTDVTGFRLCGAPAPCQAAEEFLQSLLGSIGCHVLSLKHPGSARFLLGPEGQRLLQGLEAQFQCVFGTERLARATLDTDPEKVDSAEALESLPGGAHTMWPPDSVDNDQENMSLEEVRELLATLEGLDGEDWLPLELGEEELEEQPKEEATPGHEEGDPVAPSTGAPGRLEEEAALQLALHRSLEPQSQVAEQEEASALQRALALSLLEQPLSEVEEHPGGVTDGRAQLVVHTAFEQDIDELDRALEAALEEQLWEETVGPQSHMLPAELCARLERCHGVNIALRGDCTILRGFGTQPTRAARHLAALLAGPWDQSLAFPLAASGPTLSEQDLKEPSSRLEQLAESTREFQEVVQAFYNTLDAVRSKIHIVRVERVSHLLLQQQYELHRERLLQYCERRPVEQVLYHGTTAPAVPDICAHGFNRSFCGRNGTLYGQGVYFAKRASLSVQDQYSPPNADGHKAVFVARVLTGDYGQGHRGLRAPPLRASGHVLLRYDSAVDCLGQPSIFVIFHDTQALPTHLITCQHKPRASPEDPSGLLGHSPAT from the exons ATGCCCTCTCCCAGGGTTGCCAtggcagaggtggaggcaggggcaGCAGTGGAGGTCTGTGGACTGTCCCCTGATGTGTCCGATGAGCTGCTCACTCTCTACTTCGAGAACCGCCGACGGTCTGGTGGGGGGCCTGTCTTGAGCTGGCGGAGATTTGGCTCTGGGGGCATCCTCACCTTTCGAGAGCCTGCAG ATGCTGAGAGGGTCTTGGCCCAGGCAGAGCACGAATTACATGGTGCCCAGCTAAGCCTGCGGCCAGCTCCTCCACGTGCCCCTGCACGACTGCTGCTCCAAGGACTGCCCCCTGGCACTGCACCCATCCTTCTGGAGCAGCATGTCCAGGCCCTGTTATGTGCTGCGGGGCTCCCAGTGCAGCCCTGCTGTGCCCTGGCCAGCCCCCGGCCAGATCGGGCCCTGGTCCAGCTGTCTGAGCCCCTTTCTGAGGCAG AAGTCCGTATCTTGGAGGAGCAGGCCCAGAATCTTGGCCTGGAGGGGGCCACGGTGTCCCTGGCCCAGGTGCCCCAGGCCCAAGCAGTGCGTGTCGTGGGGGACGCCCCCGCTGTGGACCTCTTGCTGCTGGAGCTGTACCTAGAGAATGAGCGCCGCAGTGGTGGGGGGCCCCTGGAGGGCCTGCGCATCCTACCCAGGCATCTGGGCACTGTTGTCTCCTTCCAGCAGTGGCAAG TGGCTGAACGGGTGCTGCAGAGGGACCACTTGCTACAGGGTTCAGAGCTGAGCCTTGTCCCCCACTACGACATACTAGAGCCCGAGGAGCTTGCTGAGGACACCAGTGGAGAGGACCACCTGTCCAAGCTGGGGCCTGGGGTCACCAAGCATGCTCTCCTGAAGGCTGGAGGGCTGATGAGGGCACTGAAGGGTACAGAGACTGTGACAGTGGGCTCTAGAGAGACCCCAGGGCAATCAGAGGCCTCTCCAGGGACAGGTCCAGTGGGGTCTCTGGGACAGGCTGGGCCAGTCAGCTCAGGGACCAGGGAGTCTCTGGAGCAGGAGGGGCCCATGAGCCTGGGGACTGTGGAGTATCCAGAGAAGACTAAGCTGGTGAGCCCGGGGTCCATGGGGTCTCCTGCCCTGGGGGAGATCTCTCtgggggagctggggcaggagggcctGGTGGAAATTGCCATGGGCTCACCAGGGCAGGAGGGATTAGTGAGTCCAGTGGAGATCACCGTGGGGTCTCCAGAGAAGGCAGGGCTGGTGAGCCCAGGGCATGTGGGGCTGCTGGAGCAGGTGGAGATGGTGCTGTCAATGGAGCCTGGGGCGATGCGCTTCCTGCAGCTCTATCATGAGGACCTTCTTGCTGGCCTGGGAGATGTCGCCCTCTTCCCACTTGAAGGAACAGATGTGACTGGCTTTCGG CTCTGTGGAGCTCCAGCTCCATGCCAGGCAGCTGAAGAGTTCCTGCAGAGTCTGCTGGGCAGCATTGGTTGTCATGTGCTGAGCCTGAAGCACCCGGGCAGTGCCAGGTTTCTCCTGGGCCCAGAGGGGCAGCGCCTTCTTCAGGGGCTGGAGGCTCAGTTCCAGTGTGTCTTTGGGACAGAGCGTCTGGCCAGGGCCACCCTGGACACAGACCCTGAAAAG GTGGACTCTGCTGAGGCCCTCGAGAGCCTCCCTGGTGGTGCCCACACCATGTGGCCCCCAGACAGTGTAGACAATGACCAGGAGAACATGAGCCTGG AGGAGGTCCGAGAACTGCTGGCCACCCTGGAGGGCCTGGATGGGGAAGACTGGCTGCCTCTAGAGCTAGGGGAAGAGGAGCTTGAGGAACAGCCAAAGGAGGAGGCCACTCCAGGACATGAGGAGGGGGATCCTGTGGCTCCCAGCACTGGGGCACCTGGACggctggaggaggaggctgcACTGCAGCTGGCCCTTCACCGGTCATTGGAGCCTCAAAGCCAGGTGGCTGAGCAGGAGGAGGCTTCTGCACTACAGCGAGCCCTGGCCCTCTCTCTGTTGGAGCAGCCCCTGTCAGAGGTAGAGGAGCACCCAGGTGGGGTGACTGATGGTAGGGCCCAGCTGGTGGTGCACACTGCCTTTGAGCAGGACATAGATGAGCTGGACCGGGCACTAGAGGCTGCCTTGGAGGAACAACTCTGGGAAGAAACAGTGGGTCCTCAGAGCCACATGCTGCCCGCAGAGCTATGTGCTCGCCTCGAGCGGTGCCATGGTGTGAACATTGCCCTGCGCGGGGACTGCACCATTCTCCGTGGCTTTGGGACCCAACCCACCCGTGCTGCCCGCCACTTAGCTGCACTTCTGGCAGGCCCCTGGGATCAGAGTTTGGCCTTTCCCTTGGCAGCTTCAGGCCCTACCT TGTCAGAGCAGGACCTGAAGGAACCCTCAAGCAGGCTGGAGCAACTGGCAGAGAGCACTAGGGAGTTCCAGGAGGTGGTGCAGGCCTTCTACAACACCTTGGACGCTGTCCGTAGCAAGATCCACATTGTCCGG GTGGAGCGTGTTTCGCACCTACTGCTGCAGCAGCAGTATGAGCTGCACCGGGAGCGCCTGCTGCAGTACTGTGAACGGCGCCCTGTGGAGCAAGTCCTGTACCACGGCACAACAGCTCCCGCCGTGCCTGACATCTGCGCACATGGCTTCAACCGCAGCTTCTGCGGCCGCAACG GCACGCTATATGGGCAGGGTGTGTACTTCGCCAAGCGCGCCTCCTTGTCGGTGCAGGACCAATACTCGCCCCCCAACGCCGATGGCCACAAGGCGGTGTTCGTAGCACGGGTGCTGACCGGAGACTATGGGCAGGGCCACCGCGGTCTGCGGGCGCCCCCGCTGCGGGCCTCCGGCCACGTCCTCCTGCGCTACGACAGCGCCGTGGACTGCCTCGGCCAGCCCAGCATCTTCGTCATCTTTCACGACACCCAGGCGCTGCCCACCCACCTCATCACTTGCCAGCACAAGCCCCGGGCTTCCCCAGAAGACCCCTCTGGTCTCTTGGGTCACTCCCCGGCCACCTGA
- the PARP10 gene encoding protein mono-ADP-ribosyltransferase PARP10 isoform X1 yields MPSPRVAMAEVEAGAAVEVCGLSPDVSDELLTLYFENRRRSGGGPVLSWRRFGSGGILTFREPADAERVLAQAEHELHGAQLSLRPAPPRAPARLLLQGLPPGTAPILLEQHVQALLCAAGLPVQPCCALASPRPDRALVQLSEPLSEAEVRILEEQAQNLGLEGATVSLAQVPQAQAVRVVGDAPAVDLLLLELYLENERRSGGGPLEGLRILPRHLGTVVSFQQWQVAERVLQRDHLLQGSELSLVPHYDILEPEELAEDTSGEDHLSKLGPGVTKHALLKAGGLMRALKGTETVTVGSRETPGQSEASPGTGPVGSLGQAGPVSSGTRESLEQEGPMSLGTVEYPEKTKLVSPGSMGSPALGEISLGELGQEGLVEIAMGSPGQEGLVSPVEITVGSPEKAGLVSPGHVGLLEQVEMVLSMEPGAMRFLQLYHEDLLAGLGDVALFPLEGTDVTGFRLCGAPAPCQAAEEFLQSLLGSIGCHVLSLKHPGSARFLLGPEGQRLLQGLEAQFQCVFGTERLARATLDTDPEKVEMESCPCPFLYPRSQGLYPCPEAGCPDILSLQVDSAEALESLPGGAHTMWPPDSVDNDQENMSLEEVRELLATLEGLDGEDWLPLELGEEELEEQPKEEATPGHEEGDPVAPSTGAPGRLEEEAALQLALHRSLEPQSQVAEQEEASALQRALALSLLEQPLSEVEEHPGGVTDGRAQLVVHTAFEQDIDELDRALEAALEEQLWEETVGPQSHMLPAELCARLERCHGVNIALRGDCTILRGFGTQPTRAARHLAALLAGPWDQSLAFPLAASGPTLSEQDLKEPSSRLEQLAESTREFQEVVQAFYNTLDAVRSKIHIVRVERVSHLLLQQQYELHRERLLQYCERRPVEQVLYHGTTAPAVPDICAHGFNRSFCGRNGTLYGQGVYFAKRASLSVQDQYSPPNADGHKAVFVARVLTGDYGQGHRGLRAPPLRASGHVLLRYDSAVDCLGQPSIFVIFHDTQALPTHLITCQHKPRASPEDPSGLLGHSPAT; encoded by the exons ATGCCCTCTCCCAGGGTTGCCAtggcagaggtggaggcaggggcaGCAGTGGAGGTCTGTGGACTGTCCCCTGATGTGTCCGATGAGCTGCTCACTCTCTACTTCGAGAACCGCCGACGGTCTGGTGGGGGGCCTGTCTTGAGCTGGCGGAGATTTGGCTCTGGGGGCATCCTCACCTTTCGAGAGCCTGCAG ATGCTGAGAGGGTCTTGGCCCAGGCAGAGCACGAATTACATGGTGCCCAGCTAAGCCTGCGGCCAGCTCCTCCACGTGCCCCTGCACGACTGCTGCTCCAAGGACTGCCCCCTGGCACTGCACCCATCCTTCTGGAGCAGCATGTCCAGGCCCTGTTATGTGCTGCGGGGCTCCCAGTGCAGCCCTGCTGTGCCCTGGCCAGCCCCCGGCCAGATCGGGCCCTGGTCCAGCTGTCTGAGCCCCTTTCTGAGGCAG AAGTCCGTATCTTGGAGGAGCAGGCCCAGAATCTTGGCCTGGAGGGGGCCACGGTGTCCCTGGCCCAGGTGCCCCAGGCCCAAGCAGTGCGTGTCGTGGGGGACGCCCCCGCTGTGGACCTCTTGCTGCTGGAGCTGTACCTAGAGAATGAGCGCCGCAGTGGTGGGGGGCCCCTGGAGGGCCTGCGCATCCTACCCAGGCATCTGGGCACTGTTGTCTCCTTCCAGCAGTGGCAAG TGGCTGAACGGGTGCTGCAGAGGGACCACTTGCTACAGGGTTCAGAGCTGAGCCTTGTCCCCCACTACGACATACTAGAGCCCGAGGAGCTTGCTGAGGACACCAGTGGAGAGGACCACCTGTCCAAGCTGGGGCCTGGGGTCACCAAGCATGCTCTCCTGAAGGCTGGAGGGCTGATGAGGGCACTGAAGGGTACAGAGACTGTGACAGTGGGCTCTAGAGAGACCCCAGGGCAATCAGAGGCCTCTCCAGGGACAGGTCCAGTGGGGTCTCTGGGACAGGCTGGGCCAGTCAGCTCAGGGACCAGGGAGTCTCTGGAGCAGGAGGGGCCCATGAGCCTGGGGACTGTGGAGTATCCAGAGAAGACTAAGCTGGTGAGCCCGGGGTCCATGGGGTCTCCTGCCCTGGGGGAGATCTCTCtgggggagctggggcaggagggcctGGTGGAAATTGCCATGGGCTCACCAGGGCAGGAGGGATTAGTGAGTCCAGTGGAGATCACCGTGGGGTCTCCAGAGAAGGCAGGGCTGGTGAGCCCAGGGCATGTGGGGCTGCTGGAGCAGGTGGAGATGGTGCTGTCAATGGAGCCTGGGGCGATGCGCTTCCTGCAGCTCTATCATGAGGACCTTCTTGCTGGCCTGGGAGATGTCGCCCTCTTCCCACTTGAAGGAACAGATGTGACTGGCTTTCGG CTCTGTGGAGCTCCAGCTCCATGCCAGGCAGCTGAAGAGTTCCTGCAGAGTCTGCTGGGCAGCATTGGTTGTCATGTGCTGAGCCTGAAGCACCCGGGCAGTGCCAGGTTTCTCCTGGGCCCAGAGGGGCAGCGCCTTCTTCAGGGGCTGGAGGCTCAGTTCCAGTGTGTCTTTGGGACAGAGCGTCTGGCCAGGGCCACCCTGGACACAGACCCTGAAAAGGTAGAGATGgagtcctgcccctgccccttctTATATCCCAGATCCCAGGGCCTCTACCCTTGCCCAGAGGCTGGTTGTCCTGACATCCTCTCCCTACAGGTGGACTCTGCTGAGGCCCTCGAGAGCCTCCCTGGTGGTGCCCACACCATGTGGCCCCCAGACAGTGTAGACAATGACCAGGAGAACATGAGCCTGG AGGAGGTCCGAGAACTGCTGGCCACCCTGGAGGGCCTGGATGGGGAAGACTGGCTGCCTCTAGAGCTAGGGGAAGAGGAGCTTGAGGAACAGCCAAAGGAGGAGGCCACTCCAGGACATGAGGAGGGGGATCCTGTGGCTCCCAGCACTGGGGCACCTGGACggctggaggaggaggctgcACTGCAGCTGGCCCTTCACCGGTCATTGGAGCCTCAAAGCCAGGTGGCTGAGCAGGAGGAGGCTTCTGCACTACAGCGAGCCCTGGCCCTCTCTCTGTTGGAGCAGCCCCTGTCAGAGGTAGAGGAGCACCCAGGTGGGGTGACTGATGGTAGGGCCCAGCTGGTGGTGCACACTGCCTTTGAGCAGGACATAGATGAGCTGGACCGGGCACTAGAGGCTGCCTTGGAGGAACAACTCTGGGAAGAAACAGTGGGTCCTCAGAGCCACATGCTGCCCGCAGAGCTATGTGCTCGCCTCGAGCGGTGCCATGGTGTGAACATTGCCCTGCGCGGGGACTGCACCATTCTCCGTGGCTTTGGGACCCAACCCACCCGTGCTGCCCGCCACTTAGCTGCACTTCTGGCAGGCCCCTGGGATCAGAGTTTGGCCTTTCCCTTGGCAGCTTCAGGCCCTACCT TGTCAGAGCAGGACCTGAAGGAACCCTCAAGCAGGCTGGAGCAACTGGCAGAGAGCACTAGGGAGTTCCAGGAGGTGGTGCAGGCCTTCTACAACACCTTGGACGCTGTCCGTAGCAAGATCCACATTGTCCGG GTGGAGCGTGTTTCGCACCTACTGCTGCAGCAGCAGTATGAGCTGCACCGGGAGCGCCTGCTGCAGTACTGTGAACGGCGCCCTGTGGAGCAAGTCCTGTACCACGGCACAACAGCTCCCGCCGTGCCTGACATCTGCGCACATGGCTTCAACCGCAGCTTCTGCGGCCGCAACG GCACGCTATATGGGCAGGGTGTGTACTTCGCCAAGCGCGCCTCCTTGTCGGTGCAGGACCAATACTCGCCCCCCAACGCCGATGGCCACAAGGCGGTGTTCGTAGCACGGGTGCTGACCGGAGACTATGGGCAGGGCCACCGCGGTCTGCGGGCGCCCCCGCTGCGGGCCTCCGGCCACGTCCTCCTGCGCTACGACAGCGCCGTGGACTGCCTCGGCCAGCCCAGCATCTTCGTCATCTTTCACGACACCCAGGCGCTGCCCACCCACCTCATCACTTGCCAGCACAAGCCCCGGGCTTCCCCAGAAGACCCCTCTGGTCTCTTGGGTCACTCCCCGGCCACCTGA
- the GRINA gene encoding protein lifeguard 1, protein MSHEKSFLVSGDNYPPPNPGYPGGPQPPMPPYAQPPYPGVPYPQPPFQPSPYGQPGYPHGPSSYPQGGYPQGPYSQGGYPQGPYPQGGYPQGPYPQDGYPQGPYPQSPFPPNPYGQPQAFQAQDPGSPQHGNYQEEGPPSYYDNQDFPATNWDDKSIRQAFIRKVFLVLTLQLSVTLSTVSVFTFVREVKTFVRENVWTYYVSYAIFFISLIVLSCCGDFRRKHPWNLVALSILTVSLSYMVGMIASFYNTEAVIMAVGITTAVCFTVVIFSMQTRYDFTSCMGVLLVSMVVLFIFAILCIFIRNRILEIVYASLGALLFTCFLAVDTQLLLGNKQLSLSPEEYVFAALNLYTDIINIFLYILTIIGRAKE, encoded by the exons ATGTCCCATGAAAAGAGTTTCTTGGTGTCTGGGGACAACTATCCTCCCCCCAACCCTGGATATCCTGGCGGGCCCCAGCCACCCATGCCTCCCTATGCTCAGCCTCCTTACCCGGGGGTCCCCTACCCACAGCCCCCTTTCCAGCCCTCCCCCTATGGTCAGCCAGGGTATCCTCATGGCCCCAGCTCCTACCCCCAAGGGGGCTACCCTCAGGGCCCCTACTCCCAAGGGGGCTACCCTCAGGGCCCCTACCCCCAAGGGGGCTACCCTCAGGGGCCATACCCCCAAGACGGCTACCCACAGGGGCCATACCCTCAGAGCCCCTTCCCCCCTAACCCCTATGGACAACCACAGGCCTTCCAGGCACAGGACCCTGGCT CACCACAGCATGGGAACTACCAGGAGGAGGGGCCCCCATCCTACTATGACAACCAGGATTTTCCTGCCACCAACTGGGATGACAAGAGCATCCGACAGGCCTTCATCCGAAAG GTGTTCCTGGTGCTGACCCTGCAGCTGTCAGTGACCCTGTCTACGGTCTCTGTGTTCACTTTTGTCCGGGAGGTGAAGACTTTTGTCCGGGAGAACGTCTGGACCTACTATGTCTCCTATGCCATCTTCTTTATCTCCCTCATCGTCCTCAGCTGTTGCGGGGACTTCCGTCGGAAGCACCCCTGGAACCTTGTTGCACTG TCAATCCTGACCGTCAGCTTGTCCTACATGGTGGGCATGATCGCCAGCTTCTACAACACTGAGGCGGTCATCATGGCTGTGGGCATCACCACAGCTGTTTGCTTCACAGTGGTCATCTTCTCCATGCAG ACTCGCTACGACTTCACCTCGTGCATGGGTGTGCTCCTGGTGAGCATGGTGGTGCTCTTCATCTTTGCCATCCTCTGCATCTTCATCCGGAACCGCATCCTGGAGATCGTGTACGCCTCTCTGGGTGCTCTGCTCTTCACCTGT TTCCTGGCAGTGGACACCCAGCTACTATTGGGGAACAAGCAGCTGTCCCTGAGCCCGGAGGAGTACGTGTTTGCTGCACTGAACCTATACACAGACATCATCAACATCTTCCTGTACATCCTCACCATCATTGGCCGCGCCAAGGAGTAG